The window acatttgtgacacggCCGGATGGTCCTCGTCGCCCACGTTGTCAATTTTTCAGCTTCGACATCCCTGCCTTGCGCGCTACTGgggtttgttgcattaaaagGTGCTCCTGtaagctcacctgtatgcacGATATGGTTTTTATTATATGGGTCCACCGAACGCTTAGAGAAGCTCACATATGCATGCTATAAGATTTCGGTATACACTAAAGATGCGCTTGGAGAAGCTCACCTGTATACACGGCTGTGTTATCCATTTGTGACACATACACACTGttgttgttcatctgtgtacgtTCACGGTGCGTTGGGTACCCACTGTTACATTCATcaatcatatctgtacacattcacgGCGCGTTCTGTGCACTGATTTATCTATACGCATTCACGGTGCACTGAAGGGTTCACCTGTGTGCACACAATTATTATCAGGACACATGACGGCGTGCTCGAGAACCTTGCCGGCCTGTGCACTATAACACTCTGATTCATCAACACATTCACGGCACGTTCTGTGCACTGATTTATCTATATGCATTCACGATGTACTCAAGTGTTCACCTGTGCCCGTGCAATTTATTGTCAGTACACATTTACGGCATGCTTGGGAAGCTCACTGACCTGCGCACTATAATATTACCTACTGTATATGCATCCCCATGCGCTCGAGGGCTCAACTGGGTTCACACTATTGTGGTATCTGTATAATCCCACGCTACGAACCGTTCTGCCGCATATTATAGTCAGATCGGCCATTCGTGAGCCTCGCAGATCACTCACTAAGTATGCCGGTTACTAACAGTGGCAATTTAGATGGATCGTTGAAGCCATCGCACTGGCTCACGACTTCCTCAATGAGCTATGATGTTAGATCCCACTCTGCACGAAGTTGGCTTCATCATGGGCTTGGTTTACAGGAGTATCTATTCTTGATAACTGCAACGCGGCAGGCTGGTCTTCACCGTCTACGTTTGTCAGATTTTACAGCTTAGACGTCCCTGCCCTACGAGCGCAGGTTCTCTCAGCTTAACCATGCATGCTCATTCATGCGTTTTATGTGTACATCGGGGTGCGCTCAGCGAGCTCACCAACATGACTCTGGACTTACTTATTCTCGCACACCCGCGGCACGCTCTGTGATCTCACTGTCTTGTGCTATGTTATGTGCTTCCCGGTGCATTTAAAACCCCACCGTATGCGTGTTAATATTTTATACAGTGCTTACACTTTTGCCttaaagctgtgaatatgcTGGATATAGGGCCACATAGagtgtctctccggtaaggcaCTTCAGTCCGTTGCGTATGCACGGCgtgatgggattacgttcccccatagcgtcagcaactgacgcaatgcgaagtgaaccgtattgaaagggaacgcttagattactcacgtaaccccggttccctgaaataacgggaacaaGCATTGCGTAGTTGGCCGTGCAACAAATGCCTACGCAGCGAGCTTCATTCGGCTATGTGCTTTAGTCGAATGCAAGTGAGTTATGGCGCTCTTTTTCTGACTATTATAGGGCATATTCCCGCCACTTTAGTGGGCTCGAACGCAATAGGTCTGAAATttttacagacgttaaccaacaggcttcaatcgcggagtaaacaggagtttcccccatagcgtcagcaactgacgcaatgctcgttcccgttatttcagggaaccggggttacgtaaGTAACCTAAGCGCTTTCatactgcatgactttaccGTTACTGTGTCCCAGTCCGCAATCTACGTCTCACAACCAAACGCACGCAAGAAGTGACGCAAAGGAAACAATGCAAGACCAGAGTTCTCACGTGAGACTggaattattattaaaaatggtagCTCGCAAGAAGCTTACCATACAAACTGCATGTGCGCTCtgcagcagaaagaagaagaaataaagaTTATGAAGGAGGAAATGTTTGGAGAGACTCCTCCCCAAACTTCCAGCTGTCCTGTATGTTGCTCTTTCATTAGCTGTATACATCAACGCCAATGTTATTttcagtcaaaacacatttcacatggcatgattttgaatcgccGACAGGTTCAGATATCTAGCATGACAGATATCTCACAAGTGTTGTCGACTCTTCTGCGATTCTCTGAGAACCCGTCTTTGATAATTCATACTGTGTGATTGTCACTTGCGTGGacttgtttatcatcgtggagccgtttggatttattttataaaggatggatgcacattttttggacttgaaggtcgtggaccccataacatcacatttgattaactgaaaagatctaaaatacctgaaaatgtcatcgtctgaaaaatgatcaggcttcggggtgagtaaatcatgggttttatatcatttttggccgaactatccctttaataatcaTGACAATTAACATTTGTGTTCAATTTTTTTGGGTTGGtaaaagtatttttgtttgAGGTATTGCTAAAATGTATGTCCTGTCAGCCTTGACCAACAACTGGCGGTTCCTGCGGTTTTTCTCTACGAATGAAGCATCTAGTCAGCAAATTAATAAATTTCTAATTGTAAAGCAATGAACACAACTCGATTAATCAGAGTCTACCTCTACCAAAAATTACTAATTATCACCTTGGGAATGTCTGACACTGGTGCATACATACTGTTATAGACTTGCCAGAGGCAAAAGCTTGACAGGGGTAGCAACAGTAACTAAGGGGGGCAGGGTTTAGTGAAGGGTCAATTGAACAAATCATGAAGAGTGCTTTTACCATGACACGTGGGTGGGTCTGTCCATGTTCTGTTAGCAGTGCAGTACCCTCTCTCGTTACCGAAAAGTGCCAGTGGTGGCAAACATTTATAAGTAACACCTAATCCGAACTCTGTGGTGTTACCAGTAAAGACCTTATCGTAAATAATTTTGGCATATTTTGGAATCACTGGAAGCCCGCATTTCACAGCTAAAAAAAGAAGGATCATTagaatttcattaaaaaatttgaattatattcgaaaaattgcagttttaaaatgaGTATACACATATGGTATTTTATGAGTATACACATATAATTACTCTTATACCTACGTTTACAAAGAGGGGTTGGGTTGCTCCATATTGCTGTATGTAAACATTCACAAGAATTGTTCCCATGTAGGACATACCTGAGTAAATAATAACTGGTTATTTCAGAAATTAGTTAAATGACCACAGGGGGATTTTACATTTCTTGTGTAATGTTCGAGTGTGTGTAATATCCTTCACCCTTCATTACAGGTATAATTGATAGTGCTTTGGAACACAATGCTAGTGAAATAAACTTTTCCGTTGGCAGGAGGGTCAGGAGTTGGGCACCGTTTTACTGTgtgaatgttaaaaatgtaaaaaaattatatgtaaaCACAATGCATGTATAAAATTATGACAGCATGATTGTTCCATTACTTTCCTTTATTAAACCTTTTTTAATCAAGTTAGCCAAATGATTATTAGTTTTattaacagtttattaaaacttaattaaaaataacacaagacTGTGATGGAGACATACGTGTGCATTTGAGTGAGCGATCTGTCCACTTTCCTGTAATAGTGCATGTCATCTTACGAGAGCCACCAGTAGGTGTGTATCCTTGAATACATCTTAGAGTGGCCTGCTCACCGGGCTCAAAAACGCGTTGCCCCCCAGAAACCTCTGAACCCTCCACAGGTGGGGGACGACTACATACTGAACATGCATCCAAATAACAGACATACAGAACACAGAACATTTACCCTTAATAACAATGAGAAGCACACACAAGCACCTACATACACTCACCACAAACTGAAAGTTTAGTGTAACAGCTGTGTTACCAAATTGTAAACTTTTGATTTATTGTCTTTAATTTATTAACTTTTGTCTTCTTACCATTTTTTATCAATAATTTTATTCTatcattattaattattatacaGTATTCTACTCACTGGGTGCATTTATTCAATCATAATATTCTTTGTTGTATGTACTGTATTATTCTTTCACATCTCATTGATTCCTTTTATCACTTATTAAGGAGGAGGAAGCAGTGAGAAGCTTACagtacacaataaaaaaaaatcaaatcgtCTAAAGATGATCTTTATCCTACCTATCCCCTAAGCTGTAGAATGACCTTTGCAGCAATGTTCGGGATTCAGACACACTCTGATCAGTTTAAGTTTAAACTAAAGACTAAtctctttaaaggcggagtccacgatgtttgaaaacactttggaaaaggagacgggccgactaccaaaacacacttatagccaatcagcagtaaggagcgtgtctactaagcattcacataattcaGCTCCTAAACTTATGTTGCAGTAGTTAGCTTTACTGTGACTGGGCAGACACATCCATTATACTGTATAACTGTATGCCTTCAACATGATGACATGTGAGCAGCTTCTACAAAGGGCttgcaaaatgttaaaaatccCTGGTGTACCTTCAGGCAGGTATTCTTCTATTTCTGGTAGCCCAAAATGAATATACTGTAAGTAGcctgaataaaaatacattgtttttatGTTGAACATTGATAAATTGATGCAAACAAACTGTTCCCGCCACACTTGGATCACTTGTGATCAACTGAATCACTATAAAATGGTGATTAGATCAAAGCAGATGTGTAAAAAGTACGCAAAAGTTATTCAAGTGAAAGTACAAGTAGTGATTCTAAATTTTACTCAATTAAAAGTATCTGGCCAGAatcatacttgagtaaaaaagtaacacattaaaattgtacttGAGTTTTAAACAAGTAAAAGTAACAGAAAGAATGAAAAATAGAGATTTTTGTTTAAGCTTTTAATCtctaaaaatgtaaagtgaatGAACCACATACAAGGTTAAATCTGGCTTAAAATCTGtttgtatttaattgtatttatttataaaactataaGACTACTACCTAATTTCAGTTGGAAAACATGCTACTCAAAGTTTTAAAACCTCGAATTTAACTTAAGCAGAAGGTGATTTTCAAAATTCAAGCTCTATCAAGCCTCTCAGAGGCAGCCGATGCAGGAAGAGGTGTATTTGACCTTGTTCACACAGTCAATCCAAATcagattttggtgcatatctgATAGGAATCCAATAACATTTAGAATGTGTGAATGgccaaaaacaacatgaaatcagttttttttaaatccgttttacaaccccaaaacagaaaaagttgggacactgtagaaattgtgagtaaaaaaggaatggaataatttacaaatctcataaacttatattttattcacagtagaatatagataccatatcaaatgttgaaagtaagatattttgaaatgtcatgccaaatattggctcattttggatttcatgagagctacaccttccaaaaaaagttgggacaggtagcaataagaggccagaaaatttaaatgtacatataaggaacagttaaaagaccaatttgcaacttattaggtcaattggcaacatgattgggtataaaaagagcctctcagaatggcagtgtctctcagaggtcaagatgggctgagaatcaccaattcccccaatgctgcagcgaaaaaaagttttctaagtttctcagagaaaaattgcaaagagcttgaagttatcatcatctacagtgcataataccattcaaagattcagagaatctggaacaatctctgtgcataAGGGTCAAAGCTGAaaaaccatactggatgcctgtgatcttcgggcccttagacggcactgcatcacatacaggaatgctactgtaatggaaatcataacatgggctctggaatacgtccagaaaacattgtcagtgaacacaatccactgTGTCATTCGcagttgccagctaaaactctataggtcaaaaaagaagccatatctaaacatgatccagaagcacaagtgttttccctgggcaagggtcatttaaaatggactttggcaaagtggaaaactgttctgtggtccaacgaattaaaatttgaagttctttttgaaaaactgggatgccatttcatccggactaaagaggacaatgacaacccaagttgttattatcgctcttttcagaagcctgcatctctgatggtttggggttgcatgagtacgtgtggcatgggcagcttacacatctggataggcaccatcaatgctgaaaggtttatccaagttctagatacatatgatcccattcagacgtcgtctctttcagggaagaccttgcattttccaacatgacaatcccagaccacatactgcatcaattacaatgTCAAGACTGCATAGATGAAGGATCtaagtactgaaatggccagcctgcagtccagatctgtcacccacagaaaacatttgccggatcataaagaggaagatgtgacaaagaagacctaagacagttctGAAGTTctgacgcaagagagagacgcaagagagagacgcaagagagagagtGGCAACACTGTTATCTGAGCTCCGCcgagttcatcatctaaatcttactttcttactatcttgttcctatctatataatataacttactagttcatcttaggaataccttaccgtgacgattattcaacagtttcaataagtgaaacgatttatcactggtaaacacccagtattagcatatagcccggtAGCATTAGCAAACGAGGAAACGCTGCTCCGTGCattggagctccgtcgagttcataatctaaatcctattttcttactatctcgTTCCTATCTTTATAATATAACGTACtagtttatcttaggaatactttaccgtgacgatttTTGAACAGTATTAAGAAGTAAAACGATCTATCACTAGTAAACACCTAGTGCTAGCATATAGCCCACTAGCATAAACAAACGTGCCGGTTGAAGTTAGCacttgctcactgtctgtttactgtaaatctgccttctttttcgatctaatggcggactcatccgatgtatgtttttcagacctttcctcaccagagcgggaagctgtggaggagttgtgtcccggcattagcaccaggcggtacagcgtgcctcacatcaccctggctccagGCACCCGGAGACGACCGAGGCACGGAATGAGCGAGCACCcatctcgatgcagcttcacggaccgcggtctggcgaacggagacgccatcgcccagcatgaaaacggtaagactccgcttgtcattgtaacctgcactacttgccacatgtacagtttagcttcttccgtcagcataaaggggtttacatgtgctaagtgtattgaagtagtaaggctgacggagaaggttgcagaactagaagcgcgcatccgaacgctagttgaggacagtaagaccgctaatgttaatgttacaaacactgtttcgggtgcgcctagtgttaagcgtaatacacttggctcggttccgacttcagagtcaaggcggctgactaactgggtgactgtcaggcggcctaGTCGCATTCAGCATCCAAATAacgttcctgttttaatatcaaacagattttctccactcagcaatacaccggctgagacatctgttaaaggtgccctggttattggagattctatactcaggaacgttggcattgaggcaccagccaccatagtcgattgtataccgggagccagagcgtctgacattagatccaaacttaaagtgctggctaatgctaaccgtaagttttctaagattgttattcacgccggcacgaatgacaccagactccgccagtcggagatcaccaaagatactattaaagaggtgtgtgaaattgcaaaaacaatgtcagacaatgtaatttgctctggtcccctccccgcctaccggggggatgaaacttacagtagattagtgtctcttcatggctggatgtcaaagtggtgccctcagcataacgtagggtttatagacaattggaagcatttccggggaagacctgacctgctaaagagagatggcctccatccgtctccggaaggaagtgctatactctctagaaatctgaccaatagtcttacttttgatattgtctgactatccagggcccaggtcaggaaacagacagatcggcttacccatcagtctgttagctgccttgacatgtcaagatcacatatatcccagcacatagagccttttttaacagagtaccaacacatctcgactgtgtctgttcctcgaacaaataaatacagagcaccgtttacctcgtctcgtacaaatcttattaacataaaaatagaacataatacattaacagatgaaactcaaatgttaaaattcagccttcttaacattagatcacttaccaacaaagaaccaattatcaatgaaataattactgaccaaaacttagatgcactctgtttaacagaaacctggcttaaagcagacgattacaccagtttaaacgaatccaccccacaagactattattataaacatgttcctcgtctaatagggagagggggtggtgtagctacaatatacaataaaatattcaaagtaaaccataaatccaacctaaaatttaattcgtttgaaataatactgttaaatatggaaataactgatcgcaacaacaaacgactttcgttcattttagctaccatatataggcctccaggccaccacacagattttcttaaagaaatagcagacttcctatctgagcttacagtcactgtagataaagctcttatcgttggtgattttaatatccatgtggataatccaaaagatgcattaggacgtgcgtttatggatgttctaaattgtctcggcattaaacaaaacgtgtcagggcccacgcatactcgtaatcacacactagacttaattctgtcactcggactcaatattaatgacatcgaaatatcaccccagagcgatgccgtttcagaccattgccttgtgtcatgcacaatacttctagataggaccgctcagcctacaacatgctacagattagccagaacaataatttccaccactaaagatagctttattagcactcttccagacctgtctcaaatgaaacatgtagcagataatcgtgaagatctagatattataatagaaaacctgaacaacgtctgctctagcacgttggatgccgttgctcccattcgaaaaaagagaatcaaagaaaaaccgccagctccatggtatgaccatcatactgcagcccttaaaaaagtagctagaaaaatggaaagaaactaccgaaacacaaagttagaggtatggcgttcagcatggaaagagagtgttcaacactacagacaggctattaaaactgccagatctacctatctcagtacgcttattaaagaaaatcataacaaccctcgttttctatttagcacagttgcgaaactgactagaaacaaagaacaaacagaaaccaatagtaaactccaacacaatagtgatgacttcatgaacttctttactaacaaaattatgtttattagggaaaacatagaaactacgcaagcagccatcactctacccaatagtacattttccactagattaccaaacgaacatcttgagtcatttaatcctactacaatagaagagctctctaaactagtaacgtcatccaaatcatcgtcctgtatactagaccccgttcccacaaaattactaaaagaggtatttcatgtagtgtcagacacggtacttaatatctttaacttatctctagaattaggatacgttccaacagctttcaaactagcagttattagaccgctcattaaaaagcaaaaccttgaccagggagatcttaataactttagaccaatctcaaatctaccttttctttctaaaatattagaaaaagtagtggcaagccagctacgcacattcgtagaaaataataatacatatgaaaagttccaatcaggattcaggccccaccatagcacagagacagcgctgcttagagttacaaatgacctcctattaacatccgatcgtggtgaaatctcaatccttatattactagaccttagtgcagcctttgacacaatagatcacacaatcttactcaatagactagaaaactatgttggcatcagtggtcaggcgttagcctggttcagatcgtatctaaccaatcgatatcactttgtttatgtaaatgaggaagagtcatatcactcccccgttaaatacggcatacctcagggatcagttctaggccctatcctattctcgttatatatgttacctctaggagacattatcaggaaacataacataagttttcactgctatgcggatgatacccagctttacatctcgtcgcatcctagcgaaacccaccagttttctaagctaacagactgcattagtgatattagggactggatggctcaaaactttcttatgctaaactccaataaaacagagatacttattattgaaccgaatcgctacaaacataatatgtcagattacaagttgcccatagatggctgcacggtggtgccatcttccacggttaagaatttaggcgtaatgtttgacagcaatctatcttttgatagtcatatcgccaa is drawn from Misgurnus anguillicaudatus chromosome 6, ASM2758022v2, whole genome shotgun sequence and contains these coding sequences:
- the LOC129435000 gene encoding beta-2-glycoprotein 1-like isoform X4 codes for the protein MTCTITGKWTDRSLKCTLKRCPTPDPPANGKVYFTSIVFQSTINYTCNEGYVLHGNNSCECLHTAIWSNPTPLCKPVKCGLPVIPKYAKIIYDKVFTGNTTEFGLGVTYKCLPPLALFGNERGYCTANRTWTDPPTCHGGFQYHQHSECNSPRLLSTHSGNPMFKTASMIPMLTPLFSLTMFSFLQVSNTRPLLSPLATTQPADTTSDLFSTNEHFNFLQPTTPSFLPDQPRTLSADDACYAISYYPRKTV
- the LOC129435000 gene encoding beta-2-glycoprotein 1-like isoform X2 produces the protein MMKMRHIFTLLLLCHVCLHNMVNTRTVCSRPPPVEGSEVSGGQRVFEPGEQATLRCIQGYTPTGGSRKMTCTITGKWTDRSLKCTLKRCPTPDPPANGKVYFTSIVFQSTINYTCNEGYVLHGNNSCECLHTAIWSNPTPLCKPVKCGLPVIPKYAKIIYDKVFTGNTTEFGLGVTYKCLPPLALFGNERGYCTANRTWTDPPTCHGGFQYHQHSECNSPRLLSTHSGLQHSPTVISSCNDSARRHYQRSFQHKRTLQLPSTNHAVLSPRPAPHSFR
- the LOC129435000 gene encoding beta-2-glycoprotein 1-like isoform X1 — translated: MMKMRHIFTLLLLCHVCLHNMVNTRTVCSRPPPVEGSEVSGGQRVFEPGEQATLRCIQGYTPTGGSRKMTCTITGKWTDRSLKCTLKRCPTPDPPANGKVYFTSIVFQSTINYTCNEGYVLHGNNSCECLHTAIWSNPTPLCKPVKCGLPVIPKYAKIIYDKVFTGNTTEFGLGVTYKCLPPLALFGNERGYCTANRTWTDPPTCHGGFQYHQHSECNSPRLLSTHSGNPMFKTASMIPMLTPLFSLTMFSFLQVSNTRPLLSPLATTQPADTTSDLFSTNEHFNFLQPTTPSFLPDQPRTLSADDACYAISYYPRKTV
- the LOC129435000 gene encoding beta-2-glycoprotein 1-like isoform X3; the protein is MMKMRHIFTLLLLCHVCLHNMVNTRTVCSRPPPVEGSEVSGGQRVFEPGEQATLRCIQGYTPTGGSRKMTCTITGKWTDRSLKCTLKRCPTPDPPANGKVYFTSIVFQSTINYTCNEGYVLHGNNSCECLHTAIWSNPTPLCKPVKCGLPVIPKYAKIIYDKVFTGNTTEFGLGVTYKCLPPLALFGNERGYCTANRTWTDPPTCHEVSCKVPPTIENGFITSAVLKQYGYMARIKYGCSKGYVLDGPMEVVCNKSGHWSEKPVCINA
- the LOC141364220 gene encoding uncharacterized protein, which produces MHLSSPEREAVEELCPGISTRRYSVPHITLAPGTRRRPRHGMSEHPSRCSFTDRGLANGDAIAQHENGKTPLVIVTCTTCHMYSLASSVSIKGFTCAKCIEVVRLTEKVAELEARIRTLVEDSKTANVNVTNTVSGAPSVKRNTLGSVPTSESRRLTNWVTVRRPSRIQHPNNVPVLISNRFSPLSNTPAETSVKGALVIGDSILRNVGIEAPATIVDCIPGARASDIRSKLKVLANANRKFSKIVIHAGTNDTRLRQSEITKDTIKEVCEIAKTMSDNVICSGPLPAYRGDETYSRLVSLHGWMSKWCPQHNVGFIDNWKHFRGRPDLLKRDGLHPSPEGSAILSRNLTNSLTFDIV